In a single window of the Palaemon carinicauda isolate YSFRI2023 chromosome 10, ASM3689809v2, whole genome shotgun sequence genome:
- the LOC137648864 gene encoding serine/threonine-protein kinase pim-3-like: MFKVFTSVNNYLNSSPVMGIPQEKVKQVAMAVREAAAREHHNNNINSSMDSNQPARNNQHSHHHHHHSQIPFDRQYKVFVDQILGEGGFGRVYAGVRIRDNMPVAIKQVSKFRVPAWGTLKGQRVPLEICLLKKASHIPGVIKLIAWFQLSDCFIIVMERPESVKDLFDYITERKFLPEPEARYLFRQVVDVVRQCHAAGVIHRDIKDENLLVTTDRQGRKVLKLIDFGSGAFLEDHIYTDFDGGTKVYAPPEWIQHNQYQASPATVWSLGILLYDMVCGDIPFATDDQILAARLHFRVPVSEEVQSLIRLCLRYRPEERPSLEQILQHPWLRGPRDSGANFIGGMSMGISSSLGPMGLSLNDSLLDSDASSLDKHSTGSDASRESEEF; encoded by the exons ATGTTTAAAGTGTTTACGTCAGTGAATAACTATCTGAATTCAAGCCCTGTTATGGGCATCCCACAAGAGAAAGTCAAACAAG TGGCCATGGCCGTTCGCGAAGCAGCAGCCCGCGAAcaccacaataacaacatcaacagtaGCATGGATTCGAACCAGCCAGCCCGTAACAACCAACACagccatcatcaccaccaccattcGCAGATCCCCTTCGATCGCCAGTACAAAGTTTTCGTGGATCAGATCTTGGGCGAAGGGGGCTTTGGGCGTGTGTATGCGGGCGTTCGCATAAGGGACAATATGCCTGTGGCCATCAAGCAAGTGTCCAAATTCAGAGTGCCTGCTTGGGGAACG tTGAAAGGTCAGCGCGTTCCCTTGGAAATATGCCTCCTGAAGAAGGCCTCTCACATTCCTGGTGTCATCAAACTCATTGCGTGGTTCCAGCTGTCAGATTGCTTCATCATCGTCATGGAGCGACCCGAATCAGTTAAGGACCTTTTCGACTACATCACCGAAAGGAAGTTCTTGCCCGAGCCTGAAGCTCGGTATCTTTTCCGCCAAGTGGTCGACGTCGTCAGACAATGCCACGCGGCTGGTGTCATCCACCGTGACATCAAGGACGAGAATCTCCTTGTCACTACAGACAGACAAGGCCGGAAGGTCCTCAAGCTCATCGACTTTGGGTCGGGAGCGTTTTTGGAGGATCACATCTACACAGATTTCGATGGTG GCACTAAGGTATATGCCCCACCTGAATGGATCCAGCACAATCAATATCAGGCCAGTCCCGCCACAGTTTGGTCGTTAGGCATCTTGTTATACGACATGGTTTGCGGCGACATCCCCTTCGCCACCGACGACCAGATCTTGGCAGCCAGATTACACTTCAGGGTGCCCGTCTCAGAAGAGGTCCAAAGTCTCATCCGCCTCTGCTTGAGGTACAGACCAGAAGAGCGCCCCTCCCTGGAACAAATCCTACAGCATCCCTGGTTGAGAGGGCCTCGCGACTCCGGTGCCAACTTCATTGGGGGCATGAGCATGGGTATCAGCAGTTCCTTGGGCCCCATGGGGCTCTCCCTAAACGATTCCTTATTAGACAGCGACGCCTCCTCCCTAGACAAGCACTCGACGGGGAGCGACGCCTCCCGAGAATCAGAAGAGTTTTGA